One window from the genome of Cucumis melo cultivar AY chromosome 12, USDA_Cmelo_AY_1.0, whole genome shotgun sequence encodes:
- the LOC103497168 gene encoding uncharacterized protein LOC103497168 produces the protein MASSSWLYIGLGIVLGFLFLGILTELYYLLCRKNKRINDTSEVEEDNHHHFTKQPSRRLIPTETQNPPENRRGFDAELGSGEVSLLKTTGREEEDEDEDEDEETEDDLELHGIYNLAGQPRFLFTINEETKEDLESEDGKSRKGSRNRSLSDIIAAIETPFFTPMASPPLKASSPLSLNLESYNYKVHGFNPLFESSEELEQNLTRLRSSPPPKFKFLRDAEEKLYRRLMEEAQRKTEIPKNERKVINNNNNNNNQRFIYSSSSSQVLPLISSPP, from the coding sequence ATGGCTTCTTCAAGTTGGTTATATATTGGTTTAGGCATAGTTTTAGGGTTCCTCTTCTTAGGCATACTCACAGAGCTTTATTACCTTCTATGTCGGAAGAACAAGAGAATCAATGACACTTCAGAGGTTGAAGAAGACAACCACCACCACTTCACTAAACAACCGTCCCGTCGTTTAATTCCCACTGAAACTCAAAATCCACCTGAGAATCGTCGTGGATTCGACGCCGAACTCGGCTCCGGCGAGGTTTCGTTGCTGAAAACAACGGGgagagaggaagaagatgaagatgaagatgaagatgaagaaacaGAGGATGATTTAGAATTACATGGGATTTATAATCTTGCTGGACAACCAAGGTTTTTATTCACAATTAATGAAGAAACAAAGGAAGATTTGGAATCGGAAGATGGAAAATCGAGAAAAGGTTCGAGAAATAGAAGCTTAAGTGATATAATTGCAGCAATTGAAACTCCTTTTTTTACTCCTATGGCTTCTCCGCCATTGAAGGCCTCTTCACCCTTGAGTTTGAATTTAGAGTCTTACAATTATAAAGTCCATGGATTTAATCCTTTGTTTGAATCATCGGAAGAATTGGAGCAGAATTTGACGAGGTTGAGATCTTCACCTCCTCCGAAGTTCAAATTTCTTAGAGATGCAGAGGAGAAATTGTACAGAAGATTAATGGAAGAAGCTCAGAGAAAAACAGAGATTCctaaaaatgaaagaaaggtaattaataataataataataataataatcaaaggTTTATTTATTCTTCAAGCTCTTCTCAGGTTCTTCCTCTCATTTCTTCACCTCCCTAG